In Desulfosediminicola ganghwensis, a single window of DNA contains:
- a CDS encoding alginate export family protein: MKKCPTRGAEGSRSMARIVCWGTLLALLIAMETASAAGPISSESIQDALKGDWGQVTFDLRYRFEHVEQDGIQSTSGDPIRLRLGYLTPVWYSLQAFAEFEGNTPVFEDDYNDTTNGKTEYAVIADPSEGELNQGWLALTAIPDTVIKGGRQRINLDNQRFIGAVGWRQMEQTFDAVNLLSTSLENFSANASFVWNVRTIASKDVNMLSPLLNLAYVFEDIGTLTGYGYLLDYDDPDDSGPFEYAFSTQTYGLRFNGSRAVREESLALLYTAEYAYQSDYQDNPEDYSADYFHFIGGLSAPNSDSFLTNISGKIGYELLGSDSGVSLKTPLGTNHGFNGWADQFLTVPPEGLQDFYGMLGATIAGIKVDLIYHDFESDAGSSDYGSEFDAMLTKKFGKNYTLLAKYANYDADEFKADVEKFWIQFTVAY; encoded by the coding sequence ATGAAGAAATGTCCAACCAGAGGTGCTGAGGGCTCAAGGTCCATGGCAAGGATAGTGTGTTGGGGAACACTGTTGGCTTTACTCATTGCCATGGAAACCGCTTCTGCTGCAGGACCTATCAGCAGCGAATCAATTCAGGATGCCTTAAAAGGTGACTGGGGCCAGGTCACGTTCGACCTGCGGTATCGTTTTGAGCATGTTGAACAGGATGGCATCCAGTCAACAAGTGGCGATCCAATTCGCCTGCGTCTCGGCTATCTTACGCCGGTGTGGTACAGTTTACAGGCCTTCGCCGAGTTTGAAGGCAATACCCCGGTATTTGAGGATGATTACAATGACACGACCAACGGTAAAACTGAGTACGCTGTAATCGCCGATCCGTCTGAGGGAGAACTCAACCAGGGCTGGCTCGCCCTCACGGCCATACCTGACACGGTTATCAAGGGGGGACGCCAGAGAATAAACCTCGATAACCAGCGTTTCATTGGCGCCGTCGGCTGGAGGCAGATGGAGCAGACCTTTGATGCGGTCAATCTGCTCAGCACTTCGCTCGAAAATTTTTCGGCCAATGCCAGTTTTGTTTGGAATGTCCGTACAATTGCCAGCAAAGACGTGAATATGTTGTCGCCCCTCCTGAACCTGGCCTATGTATTTGAAGATATTGGAACCCTCACCGGGTACGGGTACTTGCTGGACTACGATGATCCCGATGACTCAGGCCCATTTGAATACGCCTTTTCCACCCAGACTTACGGCCTGCGTTTCAACGGCAGCAGAGCGGTGAGGGAAGAGTCACTGGCTCTGCTCTATACAGCCGAATATGCCTATCAGAGCGATTACCAGGACAATCCGGAAGACTACTCTGCCGACTATTTCCACTTCATCGGTGGCCTGTCTGCTCCAAACAGCGATTCGTTCCTGACCAATATCAGCGGCAAGATCGGCTATGAACTCCTGGGCTCCGACAGTGGCGTTTCCCTCAAGACTCCCCTAGGCACCAATCACGGCTTCAACGGCTGGGCGGACCAGTTCCTGACTGTGCCGCCGGAAGGCCTGCAGGATTTTTATGGCATGCTGGGAGCGACCATCGCCGGCATCAAGGTCGATCTGATCTACCACGATTTCGAGTCCGATGCCGGCAGCAGTGACTACGGGAGCGAATTTGATGCGATGCTGACCAAGAAATTCGGTAAGAACTATACCTTGCTGGCTAAATATGCAAACTATGATGCCGATGAGTTCAAAGCCGATGTCGAGAAATTCTGGATTCAGTTCACCGTGGCCTACTAA
- a CDS encoding ABC transporter substrate-binding protein → MKHNRGNSTCSLDLSRRRLLKATVITAGTATALALLGGKPSPSFGGTKKGDGETRLLIGGYKFDRTAALVDGSIEIAGYNVQFEESGIGDLNTHVFSGPQTLDVTEIGLHPYMLAFANEGFRQYALLPVFPLRTFRHKSVFIRNDRGIAKPQDLRGKRVATAGYSSTSLTWIRGIFKDEYGVAPDEIEWVISGKDSSAKEAGKISRQENILPEGVAISMGPEGRDESDLLESGEVDACFHAAEPRAYRQGHPNIRRLFPDYRSVEQRYFAKTGIFPIMHAVAIKRTLVESNPEIIRAVFAAYSQAKHVAYDYLAKLAPLMDSLPWIGQEFEETKKLMGDNFYSYGITPNRKPLETLFRYSHEQGLCSRNLQIEEIFAPGSIELTES, encoded by the coding sequence ATGAAACATAACAGAGGAAATTCAACCTGTAGTCTCGATCTCTCCCGCCGACGCTTACTGAAGGCGACAGTGATCACCGCGGGCACGGCCACAGCGCTGGCTCTTCTTGGCGGTAAGCCATCGCCATCATTTGGTGGCACGAAAAAGGGGGACGGCGAGACTCGCCTGCTTATAGGCGGCTACAAATTCGACAGGACAGCAGCGCTGGTCGATGGCAGTATAGAGATTGCCGGATATAATGTTCAATTTGAAGAATCGGGGATTGGCGACCTCAATACCCACGTATTCAGCGGGCCCCAGACACTTGACGTTACCGAAATTGGCCTGCATCCATACATGCTGGCATTTGCCAATGAGGGTTTCCGGCAGTACGCTCTGCTGCCTGTCTTTCCACTGAGGACATTCAGACACAAGAGTGTATTCATCCGCAACGACCGCGGGATAGCAAAACCACAGGATCTACGGGGCAAGAGAGTCGCCACCGCAGGCTATTCCTCCACCTCCCTGACTTGGATCAGGGGGATCTTCAAGGATGAATATGGGGTAGCCCCCGATGAAATAGAGTGGGTCATTTCCGGAAAAGACTCTTCAGCCAAGGAAGCGGGAAAGATCTCCAGACAGGAAAATATCCTTCCCGAGGGCGTTGCCATCAGCATGGGACCGGAAGGCAGGGATGAGTCGGATCTGCTCGAATCCGGGGAGGTTGATGCCTGCTTTCACGCCGCCGAGCCACGGGCCTACCGTCAGGGCCACCCGAACATCCGTCGCCTTTTCCCAGACTACAGGTCGGTGGAGCAAAGGTACTTCGCCAAGACCGGCATTTTTCCTATCATGCACGCTGTGGCAATTAAGAGGACTCTGGTGGAAAGCAACCCGGAGATTATCAGGGCTGTGTTTGCTGCCTATTCACAGGCCAAGCACGTCGCCTATGACTACCTTGCCAAACTTGCGCCCTTGATGGACTCCCTGCCCTGGATTGGTCAGGAGTTCGAGGAGACAAAAAAGCTGATGGGGGATAATTTTTATTCTTATGGGATCACGCCCAATCGCAAACCTCTTGAAACCCTCTTTCGTTACTCCCATGAACAAGGGCTGTGCAGCAGAAATCTACAAATTGAGGAAATCTTTGCACCAGGCAGCATTGAATTGACAGAATCATAA
- a CDS encoding sulfatase-like hydrolase/transferase: protein MNIMSSSSLLARAEAEVLRTFQLMNQHSLTGNFAQPILEEKTMRKLDRAFAPCLMAVVLLLAGSGFAATPPEGIIHDAEHYILEAQHGEKWATEDTELDERLAELRKKFGTPPNIIHIMWDDTALGEVGIPEIQAVRGFETPNMNRMAEEGINFMRMYTEPACTPTRAAFQTGRYAVRSGMHTVSFPVEYSGMDAEEVTIAEVLGQAGYATAFYGKWHLGDTEFSYAHNQGYDEAFFTPYNQVPSMWVKEAESANVITGLYPEMYATDKYDIDNSWQPRGSVWTLEGTKGGKTNEWGPPPKVTNYWDIETEAQKRTLAFIDKSVAANKPFFIAYQPILLSFIPDPRDPVKKTANKNGLAEGLVKIDAFVGKLYKHLEEKGIAENTLVMVMADNGPFIHYGPRGMVETLYSGGKGDFTEGGVRVPCLATWPGTIEPQQIVGDILHVSDLFTTFARIGGAMEFIPTERVIDGVDQTSLFLNGDGFSRRDYVMIYQGPNLAAGVKGRFKRDWKNATPGLSKNEFYDLYTDPRERTGEMIEQFHVKSMFNRQRQRHELWIEKYPNRPDATPGPALTGIENERPETRQIYTIPVDVEKLPFDPEEVSGQPLPFSTSDL, encoded by the coding sequence ATGAATATCATGTCCTCTAGCTCACTGCTGGCAAGAGCAGAGGCGGAAGTACTTCGCACCTTTCAATTGATGAATCAGCATTCACTTACGGGCAATTTCGCCCAACCCATCCTGGAGGAGAAGACCATGCGTAAACTGGATCGAGCATTCGCCCCCTGCCTTATGGCTGTGGTGCTTTTACTTGCCGGCAGTGGTTTTGCGGCCACCCCGCCGGAAGGAATTATCCACGACGCTGAGCATTATATCCTTGAGGCCCAGCACGGTGAGAAGTGGGCCACAGAAGATACCGAACTCGATGAACGGCTTGCGGAACTCAGGAAAAAATTTGGAACCCCCCCCAACATCATCCACATCATGTGGGACGACACCGCCCTGGGAGAAGTTGGCATCCCGGAAATACAGGCAGTACGTGGCTTTGAGACACCAAACATGAACAGGATGGCCGAAGAGGGTATCAATTTCATGCGCATGTACACAGAACCGGCCTGTACTCCCACCCGCGCCGCCTTCCAGACTGGCCGCTACGCCGTTCGTAGCGGTATGCACACGGTCTCCTTTCCCGTAGAATACTCGGGAATGGATGCTGAAGAAGTCACAATTGCCGAAGTATTGGGCCAGGCCGGTTACGCGACCGCCTTTTACGGAAAATGGCACCTTGGCGACACCGAATTCAGCTATGCTCATAACCAGGGATACGACGAGGCCTTTTTCACGCCGTACAACCAGGTTCCGAGCATGTGGGTGAAAGAAGCTGAATCGGCCAATGTCATTACCGGGCTTTACCCGGAAATGTACGCAACAGATAAGTATGACATTGATAACTCCTGGCAGCCCCGTGGCTCGGTATGGACTCTGGAAGGTACCAAGGGTGGCAAGACCAATGAATGGGGTCCCCCTCCTAAAGTGACCAATTACTGGGATATCGAGACAGAGGCACAGAAGAGAACCCTGGCCTTTATTGATAAGAGTGTTGCCGCCAACAAGCCGTTCTTCATTGCCTATCAGCCGATACTGCTCTCCTTTATCCCGGACCCGAGAGATCCGGTCAAGAAAACCGCCAACAAGAACGGTCTCGCTGAGGGGTTGGTAAAAATCGATGCATTCGTTGGAAAACTCTATAAGCATCTGGAAGAAAAAGGTATCGCTGAAAACACCCTGGTCATGGTCATGGCCGATAACGGTCCGTTCATTCATTACGGTCCGCGCGGTATGGTGGAAACCCTCTATTCGGGCGGTAAAGGCGATTTTACCGAGGGAGGTGTCAGGGTTCCCTGCCTTGCCACCTGGCCCGGGACAATAGAGCCGCAGCAGATCGTTGGCGATATCCTGCATGTCTCGGACCTGTTCACCACCTTTGCCCGGATAGGCGGAGCGATGGAGTTCATCCCCACGGAACGGGTCATCGACGGTGTCGATCAGACTTCTCTGTTTCTCAACGGCGACGGCTTTAGCCGACGCGATTACGTTATGATCTACCAGGGTCCCAATCTGGCGGCCGGGGTCAAAGGCCGCTTCAAACGAGACTGGAAAAATGCCACTCCAGGCCTGTCAAAGAACGAGTTTTATGATCTATATACCGACCCGAGAGAGCGAACAGGGGAGATGATCGAGCAGTTCCATGTCAAGAGCATGTTCAACCGTCAGCGCCAGCGCCATGAGTTATGGATAGAGAAATACCCCAACCGGCCAGATGCAACCCCTGGTCCGGCCTTGACAGGTATAGAAAATGAACGCCCCGAAACCAGGCAGATCTATACCATACCGGTTGATGTTGAAAAGCTTCCCTTCGATCCTGAAGAGGTCAGCGGACAGCCCCTGCCCTTCTCGACGAGTGATCTGTAA
- a CDS encoding cell surface protein, producing MNVTPMQYLDKAMSTVRDMGLLPEEPSTRDDPMVALLNQIATIDEERVIAITRTLSQASVFNEIVREQVQAMEIGDRYEEITESFNSIRDDAKNMVDQLADGKVSTFERVNNIWMKATRGDIATRFDKIKDVYLSVSESTNEQIQREHLILNAYQDFRVAVKQSEIMALEILNKAEGLLQAAKEEVDKAMGAVVAYDGGDAAEQARLEMTRDEKMRSLQDVDKRYQLAKDLSDNLTVSYNTSEVIMARLHQTNHAKERLYSQAVTFFSTNETVLTALTASFTGMFGLSESTRTVEAMKEGVSQSLEVLADVGGEIQEAAIKTGYGPTIRADAVKKLVDSVVNFQVKSQSIIEEMRKKSTENANEIREAVEDGKRRMAQLAEEGKGLVVPAAAP from the coding sequence ATGAATGTAACACCGATGCAATATCTGGATAAGGCTATGAGTACCGTCCGCGATATGGGGCTGTTGCCCGAAGAACCGTCAACCAGGGACGACCCAATGGTGGCACTGCTCAACCAGATAGCCACCATCGACGAGGAAAGGGTTATCGCCATTACACGGACATTGAGCCAGGCTTCTGTTTTCAATGAAATTGTCAGAGAGCAGGTGCAGGCCATGGAAATAGGCGATCGTTACGAAGAAATAACTGAATCGTTTAACTCCATCAGAGACGATGCCAAAAACATGGTGGACCAACTGGCAGACGGTAAGGTTTCAACCTTTGAACGCGTCAACAATATCTGGATGAAGGCGACCAGGGGCGATATCGCCACGCGATTTGACAAGATCAAGGATGTGTACCTGAGCGTATCGGAATCAACCAATGAGCAGATACAGCGCGAACACCTCATACTCAATGCCTATCAGGATTTTCGGGTGGCAGTCAAGCAGAGCGAGATAATGGCGCTGGAGATACTCAATAAGGCGGAAGGGTTGCTGCAGGCGGCTAAAGAGGAGGTTGACAAAGCCATGGGTGCGGTTGTCGCCTATGATGGAGGGGATGCCGCAGAGCAGGCCAGATTGGAAATGACCAGGGATGAGAAGATGAGGAGCCTGCAGGATGTGGACAAACGGTATCAACTCGCCAAGGACCTCTCCGATAACCTGACAGTAAGCTACAACACCTCGGAGGTGATCATGGCCAGACTGCACCAGACCAACCATGCCAAGGAGCGGCTCTACTCCCAGGCAGTAACCTTCTTTAGTACCAATGAAACCGTTCTTACGGCCCTTACTGCAAGCTTTACCGGCATGTTCGGTCTGAGCGAGAGTACGCGCACGGTTGAGGCGATGAAGGAGGGGGTAAGCCAATCTCTTGAGGTGCTTGCTGATGTGGGAGGCGAGATTCAGGAGGCTGCAATCAAGACAGGCTATGGGCCGACCATCCGGGCGGATGCAGTGAAGAAACTCGTTGACTCTGTGGTGAATTTCCAGGTGAAGAGCCAGTCTATCATTGAAGAGATGCGCAAGAAAAGTACGGAAAATGCGAACGAGATACGAGAGGCTGTGGAGGATGGTAAGCGCAGAATGGCACAGCTTGCCGAGGAGGGCAAGGGGCTGGTCGTTCCTGCAGCTGCGCCATGA
- a CDS encoding DUF6384 family protein: MSEQQTVSEPLDEVMLAMDVVDTLRYRSRLIERELNADVRDEELKQRLRKIYKAQGIEVSDEALDEGVKALRDDRFSYQPPTKSFQTKLATLYVNRHRWGKAVLGALTVVGVILACYYYLVVAPGMGLPTKLDSVYKDIKQSAKVDEKEGRRKAEELYQSAKTALEAGDKQRAEQLVESMDVMNSRLQSIYTLQIVNKPGEKTGVWRVPDANTSALNYYILVEAIGPDGSPVPVAVQSEETGRTETVTTWGVRVDKEVFDYVARDKLDDGIIQDNVFGVKRRGYLEPEYRMKTTGAAITSW, encoded by the coding sequence ATGAGTGAGCAGCAGACTGTATCTGAACCCCTTGACGAGGTGATGCTGGCAATGGACGTTGTCGACACCCTTCGTTACCGCTCTCGTCTCATCGAGCGGGAGCTGAATGCTGATGTTCGTGATGAGGAACTGAAGCAGAGACTTCGAAAGATCTATAAGGCCCAGGGAATTGAAGTCTCGGACGAGGCCCTCGATGAGGGAGTCAAGGCCCTTCGCGATGACCGATTCAGCTATCAGCCTCCGACAAAGAGTTTCCAGACCAAGCTGGCAACACTATACGTAAACCGGCACAGGTGGGGAAAAGCTGTTCTTGGTGCCCTTACTGTGGTGGGCGTGATACTGGCTTGTTACTACTATCTGGTCGTCGCTCCTGGTATGGGACTGCCAACCAAGCTGGATTCCGTCTATAAAGACATCAAACAGTCGGCAAAAGTTGACGAGAAGGAGGGGCGGAGGAAGGCTGAGGAACTGTACCAGAGCGCGAAAACCGCCCTGGAAGCAGGGGACAAGCAGCGAGCCGAACAACTGGTTGAGTCCATGGACGTGATGAACAGCCGCCTCCAGAGCATCTATACCCTACAGATAGTGAATAAACCGGGCGAGAAAACGGGGGTATGGCGCGTGCCGGATGCGAACACGTCGGCCCTTAATTACTACATCCTGGTCGAAGCCATCGGGCCAGACGGTTCGCCGGTGCCGGTGGCGGTGCAGAGTGAGGAAACCGGTCGAACCGAGACGGTGACGACCTGGGGGGTGAGGGTTGATAAGGAGGTGTTTGATTATGTTGCCCGGGATAAGCTGGACGATGGCATTATCCAGGACAACGTGTTCGGCGTCAAACGGCGCGGCTATCTTGAACCTGAGTACAGGATGAAGACGACAGGTGCAGCCATAACTTCATGGTAG
- a CDS encoding TetR/AcrR family transcriptional regulator — MPSIRKVAMTLGVDPMAIYYYFPNKSALLNAVTAELMQSIYMPCGQKSWQEECLLLCKSYLNFLYAHSGILETMLAMTDDGPAQVFTKRFMKIITPIATLPAPSRQLAVPAR, encoded by the coding sequence GTGCCGAGCATACGCAAGGTCGCAATGACTCTTGGCGTCGACCCCATGGCAATCTATTACTACTTCCCAAACAAATCCGCCCTGCTCAATGCCGTAACAGCTGAGTTGATGCAATCGATATATATGCCGTGCGGCCAGAAATCATGGCAGGAAGAATGTCTTCTCCTCTGCAAAAGCTACCTCAATTTCCTATATGCCCATAGCGGAATACTGGAAACAATGCTGGCCATGACAGATGATGGCCCAGCCCAGGTCTTCACCAAGAGGTTTATGAAGATCATCACCCCCATTGCAACTCTCCCCGCCCCTTCCCGACAACTCGCTGTGCCTGCTCGCTGA
- a CDS encoding acyl-CoA thioesterase, with amino-acid sequence MNEHIHSSSVRVLYGDTDAGGVVYNANYLRYFEYGRTELMRDWVCAYSDIEKMGFVLPVTECWTRFKAPALYDDLLTIETEIRELTRLKCAFNYRIYRGGDNGKRRLLVKGYTVHVAVDRTGKLTRLPPDIINKISPFAPAKPDDDEY; translated from the coding sequence ATGAATGAGCATATCCACAGCAGCAGCGTCAGGGTTCTGTATGGCGATACCGACGCCGGGGGAGTAGTGTACAACGCCAACTACCTCCGATACTTCGAATATGGCCGTACCGAGTTGATGCGGGATTGGGTCTGTGCCTACAGTGACATAGAGAAAATGGGCTTTGTACTGCCGGTGACCGAATGCTGGACCCGGTTCAAGGCCCCGGCCCTCTATGACGACCTGCTGACTATTGAAACTGAAATCCGCGAGCTGACCAGGCTGAAGTGCGCCTTCAACTACCGTATATATCGTGGCGGAGATAATGGAAAACGCAGACTGTTGGTAAAAGGGTACACTGTGCATGTGGCAGTGGACAGGACCGGCAAACTGACCAGACTTCCGCCCGATATCATAAATAAGATTTCGCCCTTTGCCCCGGCGAAACCGGATGATGACGAATATTAG
- a CDS encoding cofactor-independent phosphoglycerate mutase, whose translation MKYVILVGDGMGDYPVAQLGDKTPLEAAQIPTIDELCKNGELFLNRTVPEGFPPGSDVANMSLLGYAPALYYTGRSPLEAAAMGVELADDETAFRCNMVTLERGSDGSVQMVDFSAGHISNEESHQLITALNNECANEMFTFHPGVSYRHLMVLKGAHPGFETVPPHDYIEQNVSEFFNRYLQDSTWKELIEKIEKTLADHPVNQTRIAAGKAPANMVWLWGEGKMPSAPPLTSRFDISGSMISAVDLLKGLGVVGGLSILDIEGATGYIDTNYEGKAQAAIESLKVQDFTFVHLEGPDEAGHKGSLEDKMQAIEDFDSRIVKPILDYLVEAEEEFRMVVTMDHFTPLAIRTHTTDPVPTIIYDSRRPTPGCGRAFNEKEAIAIDRELGNGIEAGHTMIEKLLEQ comes from the coding sequence ATGAAATATGTCATCCTTGTTGGCGACGGTATGGGAGACTATCCCGTCGCCCAGCTCGGCGATAAAACACCGCTCGAAGCTGCCCAGATCCCGACCATTGACGAGCTCTGCAAAAATGGAGAGCTCTTTTTGAACCGAACCGTTCCGGAGGGTTTTCCACCAGGCAGCGACGTGGCCAACATGTCCCTGCTCGGTTATGCGCCGGCCCTCTACTATACAGGCAGATCACCCCTTGAAGCCGCTGCAATGGGAGTTGAACTTGCCGATGACGAGACCGCCTTTCGTTGTAATATGGTTACCCTTGAGCGCGGCTCCGACGGCAGTGTGCAAATGGTTGACTTCAGCGCCGGCCACATCAGCAACGAAGAATCCCATCAGTTGATCACTGCCCTGAATAATGAATGCGCCAATGAGATGTTCACTTTTCACCCAGGGGTGAGCTATCGCCATCTGATGGTATTGAAAGGTGCCCATCCCGGTTTTGAGACTGTGCCTCCGCACGATTATATCGAGCAGAATGTCAGTGAGTTTTTCAACCGGTACCTGCAGGATTCCACCTGGAAAGAACTTATTGAAAAAATAGAGAAAACTCTTGCAGACCATCCTGTCAACCAGACACGGATTGCAGCGGGCAAAGCCCCTGCCAACATGGTCTGGCTCTGGGGAGAAGGAAAGATGCCCAGCGCCCCGCCCTTAACGTCACGTTTTGACATCAGCGGTTCCATGATCAGCGCCGTTGATCTGTTGAAAGGCCTTGGTGTGGTAGGCGGGCTTTCCATCCTGGATATCGAAGGTGCGACCGGCTACATCGATACCAACTATGAGGGCAAGGCCCAGGCAGCTATTGAGAGTCTTAAGGTGCAGGATTTCACCTTTGTCCACCTCGAAGGCCCTGATGAAGCTGGGCACAAGGGCAGCCTTGAGGATAAGATGCAGGCTATCGAGGATTTCGACTCCCGCATCGTCAAGCCGATTCTCGACTATCTGGTGGAGGCGGAGGAAGAGTTCAGAATGGTAGTCACCATGGATCACTTTACACCGCTCGCCATACGGACCCACACTACGGATCCGGTACCAACCATCATCTATGACTCCCGTCGCCCTACTCCCGGCTGCGGCCGCGCCTTCAACGAAAAAGAAGCAATCGCCATCGACCGCGAACTTGGCAATGGCATTGAGGCTGGTCATACAATGATCGAAAAACTGCTTGAACAATAA
- a CDS encoding homoserine dehydrogenase, whose product MKQIQVGLIGFGTVGRGLAQALHDQRERLQQKMGADVVLTRVADIGITELGEPFTDVTLTKDANDIFNDPQIDIVVELIGGMEPARTFMLEAIAKGKHVVTANKALLSIHGKEIFDAAVKQNVEVGFEASVGGGIPIIKSMKEGLVANRINSIKGIMNGTANYILSQMTDHGMAFEEVLKTAQELGFAEADPTYDVEGIDTAHKLAILMTIAYGLDVKLDHISVEGISKIEPIDIEYARKIGCRIKLLAISRNHIDNVEARVHPTMVPEDHMLATIGGAFNGILVNGDTVGDVLLYGQGAGMMPTGSAVAADVADISRNIIAGSINRVPALSYLPEHIGQPTITPMSELVCPFYFRVTVLDKPGVLSTITGIFGKYGISIRSMIQPDRDANGPVDIVFRTHRATEGAVEQAIQEIDALEFCTTPTVKIRMLNPE is encoded by the coding sequence ATGAAACAGATCCAAGTAGGTCTTATTGGTTTTGGTACCGTCGGCCGCGGCCTTGCGCAGGCACTGCACGACCAGAGAGAGAGACTCCAGCAAAAAATGGGCGCAGATGTAGTGCTGACCCGTGTTGCAGACATCGGTATCACCGAACTCGGCGAGCCGTTCACCGACGTCACGCTGACCAAAGACGCAAACGATATCTTCAACGATCCCCAGATCGACATCGTAGTTGAGCTGATCGGCGGCATGGAACCTGCCAGAACATTTATGCTGGAGGCTATCGCCAAAGGCAAACATGTCGTTACCGCCAACAAGGCATTGCTTTCTATTCACGGCAAAGAGATCTTTGATGCCGCCGTCAAGCAGAACGTAGAGGTGGGTTTTGAGGCCAGTGTCGGCGGCGGTATCCCTATCATAAAGTCGATGAAAGAAGGTTTGGTCGCCAACCGGATCAACTCCATCAAGGGCATCATGAACGGCACCGCAAACTACATCCTCAGCCAGATGACTGACCACGGCATGGCCTTTGAGGAAGTACTGAAAACCGCTCAGGAGCTTGGATTCGCCGAGGCGGACCCAACATATGATGTGGAAGGTATCGACACCGCTCATAAGCTGGCGATCCTGATGACCATAGCCTATGGACTCGATGTGAAACTCGACCACATCAGCGTCGAAGGTATCTCTAAAATTGAACCGATCGATATCGAGTATGCCAGAAAGATCGGCTGCCGCATCAAGTTGCTGGCAATCAGCCGTAACCACATCGACAATGTCGAGGCCCGCGTGCATCCGACCATGGTACCGGAAGATCATATGCTGGCCACCATCGGCGGAGCATTCAACGGCATTCTCGTTAACGGCGATACCGTAGGCGACGTACTGCTCTACGGCCAGGGCGCAGGTATGATGCCCACCGGCAGCGCAGTTGCCGCTGATGTAGCAGATATCAGCCGTAACATCATCGCAGGGTCTATCAATCGTGTACCGGCGCTCTCGTATTTGCCTGAACACATCGGCCAGCCGACCATCACTCCGATGAGCGAGCTTGTCTGCCCATTCTATTTCCGTGTCACCGTACTCGACAAGCCCGGCGTTCTCTCCACCATCACCGGCATTTTCGGCAAGTACGGAATTTCCATTCGCTCTATGATCCAACCCGATCGTGACGCCAACGGCCCCGTTGATATCGTATTCAGGACCCACAGGGCCACCGAGGGAGCTGTTGAACAGGCAATCCAGGAGATCGACGCTCTGGAATTCTGCACCACTCCTACCGTTAAAATTCGCATGCTTAACCCGGAATAA
- a CDS encoding adenylate kinase — protein sequence MGKNILVFGPNGSGKGTQGAIVQKKYDIPHIESGAIFREHIGGGTELGKKAKEFIERGDLVPDEITIPMMIARLQKDDCKAGWILDGFPRSKDQAVTLAETLEKEGLALDYVIEIVLDRDIAKERIMGRRLCVNDNNHPNHIAFDAIKPVEKDGKLVCRVCGGDLNTRADDQDEDAIDKRHGIYYDEETGTMAAVNYFKNGSGPKVISVDGSKSIGEVTESIMSEL from the coding sequence ATGGGTAAAAACATCCTGGTTTTCGGACCGAATGGAAGCGGTAAAGGCACTCAGGGCGCAATCGTTCAGAAAAAATACGATATCCCTCATATCGAGTCCGGTGCGATTTTCAGAGAGCACATTGGTGGTGGAACCGAGCTTGGCAAGAAAGCCAAAGAATTCATCGAGCGCGGTGACCTGGTTCCTGATGAGATCACTATCCCGATGATGATTGCCCGTCTGCAGAAAGATGATTGTAAAGCAGGTTGGATTCTTGACGGTTTCCCACGTTCCAAGGATCAGGCAGTTACTCTGGCCGAGACTCTTGAAAAAGAAGGACTGGCACTCGATTATGTAATCGAGATCGTTCTCGATCGTGACATCGCCAAAGAGCGTATCATGGGTCGTCGTCTCTGCGTAAACGACAATAACCATCCGAATCACATCGCTTTCGACGCTATTAAGCCGGTGGAAAAAGATGGTAAGCTTGTTTGTCGTGTTTGCGGTGGCGATCTGAATACCCGTGCTGACGATCAGGACGAAGACGCTATCGATAAGCGCCACGGCATCTATTACGACGAAGAGACCGGTACCATGGCAGCTGTAAATTACTTCAAGAACGGCAGCGGCCCGAAAGTAATTTCCGTAGATGGCTCCAAGTCCATCGGTGAAGTGACCGAGTCCATTATGAGCGAGCTGTAG